TGGCGTAGACCCCGATTGGGTAGAAGCAATGGCCTTTGCCTGGCTCGCCCATTGCTGCCTTGAGGGCATCCCAGCAAACCGCCCCAGCGTCACTGCAGCCAAGGGCCTTAGGGTGCTCGGGGCGATTTACCCGGCTTGAGCCCATAATGCAAAACGCCGCGCAATTGCGCGGCGTTTTCTTACAGCAGGTGTTAGATCGAGAACGAAGAGCCACAGCCGCAAGTAGTTGCAGCATTAGGGTTCTTGATCACGAAGCGCGAACCTTCCAGGCCTTCCTGATAGTCCACCTCTGCGCCAGCCAGGTACTGGTAGCTCATTGGGTCGACGACCAGCGACACACCTTCGCGCTCAACGATGGTGTCATCTTCAGCCACATCCTCATCGAAGGTGAAGCCGTACTGGAAACCCGAGCAGCCACCGCCCGTCACGAAGACGCGCAGCTTCAGACGCTCGTTACCTTCCTCGGAAACCAGAGTCTTCACCTTGTGCGCGGCGCCTTGAGTGAACTCCAAAGCCGTGGGGGTGAAGGTTTCGACGCTCATGTTGATTCTCCCGGCGCGGTAGCCGCCATAAAACTCGATGCGCGCATTATCCGCTTCTCCGAGAAAATCGGTCAAGAATTGTGCGGCTTTAGTCGCGAGATAAGAAAAAGCCCGCGCTGGGCGGGCTTTTTCAAAGCATCAACCGTTACGGCAGCAGGCCGGCGTGGGACAGCCCCATCCGCTCATCGAGGCCAAACAGGATGTTCAAGTTCTGCACAGCCTGGCCCGACGCGCCCTTGACCAGGTTGTCGATGACCGACAGTACCACCACCAAATCACCACCCTGCGGGCGATGAACCGCGATACGGCAGACGTTTGCACCGCGCACGCTGCGAGTTTCAGGGTGGCTACCAGCGGGCATTACGTCGACGAACGGTTCGTCGGCATAGCGTTTCTCGAACAGTGCCTGCAAATCGACCGATGTATCGACAACAGTTGCGTACAAGGTCGCGTGGATGCCTCGAATCATAGGGGTCAGGTGCGGAACAAAGGTCAAGCCGATGTCCTTGCCGGCAGCCTGGCGCAGGCCTTGGCTGATTTCGGGCAGGTGGCGGTGCCCTTTGACCGCATAGGCCTTCATGCTTTCGCCCGCCTCGCAGAACAGCGACCCGACAGCCGCGCCACGGCCGGCACCACTAACCCCGGACTTGCAGTCGGCGATCAAGCGTGACGGGTCGGCCAGGCCTGCTTCCAGAAGCGGCAGGAAACCAAGCTGCGTAGCGGTAGGGTAGCAACCCGGCACTGCAATCAGGCGCGCCTGACGAATCTTCTCGCGGTTGACCTCCGGCAGGCCGTAAACCGCATCTTTGAGCAGTTCTGGCGCGCCGTGCGGCTGGCCATACCACTTACCCCACTCCACCGCATCCTGCAGGCGGAAGTCGGCGGACAGGTCGATTACTTTGGTGCCAGCGGCCAGCAGCTCACCGGCCAGTGCATGGGCAACACCGTGCGGGGTTGCAAAGAACACCACATCGCAAGCAGCGAGGGTTTTGCTGTCCGGTACGCTGAAGGCAAGCCCATCATAATGGCCGCGCAGGTTCGGATACATGTCAGCGACCGCCACGCCCGCCTCGGAGCGCGAAGTGATGACCGCCACTTCGGCCTGTGGATGCTGTGCCAGCAGACGCAACAGTTCGACGCCGGTGTAACCCGTGCCGCCGACGATACCGACCTTGATCATAACGCTTGCCCCTTATCAACGAACCGTCTGGAAAGCGCACGATGATAGGGGTGCAAGGCGTCTGTAACAACTCTTCAGGTGACCCTTCGGGCGCTGGAACACTACTATCTGACGACCGTGAATACCTGAAGGAACTCCCTCAATGCTTTACCTATGGATCAAAGCGCTGCACATCGTCAGCGTGGTCTGCTGGTTTGCCGGCCTGTTCTACCTGCCGCGGCTATTCGTCTACCACTCCCAAAGTCAGGACAGCATCAGCCAGGAACGCTTCGTGACCATGGAGCGCAAGCTGTACCGGGGCATCATGAACCCCGCGATGATTGCTACCTACGTGTTTGGCGCCTGGATGCTCTACCTCAACCCAGGCTGGCTCAGCCAAGGCTGGCTGCACGCCAAACTGACCTTGGTGATTCTGCTGACCGGCTACCATCACATTTGCGGCGCCCAGCGCAAACGCTTCGCCAATGGCACCAACACTCGCAGCCACGTGTACTACCGCTGGTTCAACGAGGTGCCTGTGCTGTTCCTGCTGGGCATCGTAATTCTCGTGGTGGTCAAACCGTTCTGATTTCAAGCGTTCTGTACTGGAGCCCAACCCATGCCATTGCCCGCCTCGCTCGATCAACGCCTGCGTTTACCGGTGGTTGCCGCGCCGATGTTCCTGATCTCCAACCCCCAGTTGGTGCTCGCCTGCTGCG
The genomic region above belongs to Pseudomonas sp. PSKL.D1 and contains:
- the erpA gene encoding iron-sulfur cluster insertion protein ErpA, with the protein product MSVETFTPTALEFTQGAAHKVKTLVSEEGNERLKLRVFVTGGGCSGFQYGFTFDEDVAEDDTIVEREGVSLVVDPMSYQYLAGAEVDYQEGLEGSRFVIKNPNAATTCGCGSSFSI
- the argC gene encoding N-acetyl-gamma-glutamyl-phosphate reductase, which translates into the protein MIKVGIVGGTGYTGVELLRLLAQHPQAEVAVITSRSEAGVAVADMYPNLRGHYDGLAFSVPDSKTLAACDVVFFATPHGVAHALAGELLAAGTKVIDLSADFRLQDAVEWGKWYGQPHGAPELLKDAVYGLPEVNREKIRQARLIAVPGCYPTATQLGFLPLLEAGLADPSRLIADCKSGVSGAGRGAAVGSLFCEAGESMKAYAVKGHRHLPEISQGLRQAAGKDIGLTFVPHLTPMIRGIHATLYATVVDTSVDLQALFEKRYADEPFVDVMPAGSHPETRSVRGANVCRIAVHRPQGGDLVVVLSVIDNLVKGASGQAVQNLNILFGLDERMGLSHAGLLP
- the hemJ gene encoding protoporphyrinogen oxidase HemJ; translation: MLYLWIKALHIVSVVCWFAGLFYLPRLFVYHSQSQDSISQERFVTMERKLYRGIMNPAMIATYVFGAWMLYLNPGWLSQGWLHAKLTLVILLTGYHHICGAQRKRFANGTNTRSHVYYRWFNEVPVLFLLGIVILVVVKPF